A single window of Streptomyces sp. NBC_00464 DNA harbors:
- a CDS encoding NuoI/complex I 23 kDa subunit family protein, protein MPPIPGSGLAKGLAVTLRTMTKKTVTAQYPDVQPELPPRSRGVIALFEENCTVCMLCARECPDWCIYIDSHKETVPAAVPGGRERSRNVLDRFAIDFSLCMYCGICIEVCPFDALFWSPEFEYAETDILELTHERDKLRDWMWTVPEPPALDPAAEEPKEIAAARKTADKLRTQREQEAAAAAPPAPELPAPTDQEGQA, encoded by the coding sequence GTGCCCCCGATCCCCGGCTCAGGTCTGGCCAAGGGCCTTGCCGTCACCTTGCGGACGATGACGAAGAAGACCGTCACCGCCCAGTACCCGGACGTGCAGCCCGAACTCCCGCCCCGCTCCCGTGGCGTCATCGCGCTCTTCGAGGAGAACTGCACGGTCTGCATGCTCTGTGCCCGTGAGTGCCCCGACTGGTGCATCTACATCGACTCCCACAAGGAGACCGTGCCCGCAGCGGTCCCAGGTGGCCGCGAGCGCAGCCGCAACGTGCTGGACCGCTTCGCCATCGACTTCTCCCTCTGCATGTACTGCGGCATCTGCATCGAGGTGTGCCCGTTCGACGCGCTGTTCTGGTCGCCGGAGTTCGAGTACGCGGAGACGGACATCCTCGAACTCACCCATGAGCGCGACAAACTGCGCGACTGGATGTGGACGGTCCCGGAGCCGCCGGCGCTCGACCCGGCCGCCGAGGAGCCGAAGGAGATCGCCGCCGCCCGCAAGACGGCGGACAAGCTCCGCACCCAGCGCGAACAGGAAGCGGCAGCCGCCGCACCGCCCGCGCCCGAACTGCCCGCTCCGACGGATCAGGAGGGCCAGGCGTGA